In the genome of Oculatellaceae cyanobacterium, one region contains:
- a CDS encoding transposase family protein — protein MSSLLEYITSNPQETKRLLGIDYQQLQWLIVEAEALFNRSQAVEEEAKIRIIKKGGGRRPKLSVTEQILLTLVYLHHMPTFQLLGVQFGVSESTAHNIFHDWIEILSELLPASLLEQVKKNPMIGKDIKKP, from the coding sequence ATGAGTTCTTTACTGGAATACATCACATCTAATCCTCAAGAAACTAAACGTTTGCTCGGAATTGATTATCAACAGTTGCAATGGTTAATCGTAGAAGCAGAAGCTCTATTCAACAGATCCCAAGCTGTAGAGGAAGAAGCCAAAATTAGAATAATAAAAAAAGGTGGTGGTAGAAGGCCAAAATTATCTGTAACAGAGCAGATATTATTAACCTTAGTTTATCTGCACCATATGCCAACATTTCAACTACTAGGTGTGCAGTTCGGGGTAAGTGAATCAACGGCACACAATATATTCCATGACTGGATAGAAATTTTAAGTGAATTGTTACCCGCGTCTCTTTTAGAACAAGTAAAAAAAAATCCGATGATTGGGAAAGATATAAAGAAGCCCTAG